From the Acidimicrobiia bacterium genome, the window CGGGTTGTCCCCGATGGGATTGAATCGGTGGCGGATTTCCTGCGCGCCGCGGTGGCCGAGGGCGTGCCCTTGGTCGTAACTACGGGAGGAACCGGCTTCGCTCCCAGGGATGTGACGCCGGAGGCGACGCGTCTGGTCATTGATCGGCCGGCTCCCGGCCTCGTCGAAGCGATGCGTTCGGCGACTTTCGGTACCAATCCGCATGGGATGCTGTCGCGCGGTGAAGCGGGCATGTGTGGAGCGACCCTGATCATCAACTTGCCCGGGTCGGTCCGGGGAGTCGAGGAATCGCTGCGTGTGATCGGCCCGGCTCTGTCGCACGGTCTCGCACTCCTTCGATCCGACGAAACGGATCACGGCCCGACACCTCCCTGACAAGAGCGGATCGGTCGGAAAACTAAGATCGCGATAATCCTGCCTACTTGTGGCTCCAGAGCAATATGGCTACTCTTCGCGCCCAAAGAGCGGAGATTCACTCTATGGCATGGGCAGTCATTCTTGTCGTCGTTGCCGCCTGGGGAGCTTTCCTCCTACCGGAGGTCATCGGCTCGCGAAAGAGCGCACCTCTGACGACGACCCAAGAGTTCAATCGTTGGACCACCCGGGTCGCCTCTGTTCAGACACCGGGCGGGCCTGCCGTAGTCGCGCGGAACCGGGTTCTGGCGCGCCGACGCCGCGTTCTCTTCGCCCTCTTCGGCGCGGCCATCCTCAGCCTTGTGGTAGCCATCTGGCTGTCCGCTCCCTCCATGCTCATCACCCATGTGGTGATCGATGCGGTAGTTGCCTGGTACGTCGCCATGCTGGTTCAGCTGAGGCACCGGCGGAACGAACTGGCGCTGGTAACAGCGGTCCGCCCGGTGAGTGACGGTGTGAAGGAAATGCCGTCCACTCCTGACGTACACATCCTGGCCTCCGGCTAACCCGCGGTCATGGCGGTTCCCGGACTCGACGAAGTTGAGTCGGCCGCTCGCGCAGAACTCGACGGGAAGTTCGCCGCCCGCGAAGTCGCGCTGACTTCGAGTCGAACTCTGATCAGGACCTCGGCAAACGCAATCCGGGCACTTCATCGCGGTGAGATCGAACGTGCCGAAGAGTTGATGGACCAAGCAGCGGAGCTGCTGGAGAAATCACGACAAGCATGTCTGAATCATCCCGACGTATTGCATGCCGGTTTCGTTTCGGATGCGGCCAAGGAGTACGCGGAGGCCCGGCTCACGGCTGCATTGTCCCAGGGTGCGAGGCTTCCCTTGCCGGCCGAGATAGGTGTGGAAGCGGCTCCCTATCTCAACGGCCTCGGTGAGGCGGTCGGCGAGCTGCGCCGCCGGTTGCTCGACTTGCTCAGGCAGGGCGAGATCGAGGCGGCTGAAGAGATGCTGGCTGCCATGGTCGAGGTGCTCGACCTGCTGGCTTCGCTTGACTACCCGGACGGTATGACCGGGGGCCTGCGCAGGACTACCGACGTGGCACGAGCCTTGATCGAACGGAGTCGAGCCGATCTGACCACCACGGTCGTGCAAGAACGTCTGCGGTCAGAACTGCAGCGACATCTGGATTCTTGACCGGCTTGGCACGTGATGCCGGTGGGGTAACATGCTGGCCCCATCTGGGGGTGTAGCTCAGCCCGGCAGAGCGCTTCCCTCGCACGGAAGAAGTCGTCGGTTCAAATCCGATCACCTCCACCCAGGAAAGCCCCAGCAAACACTGGGGCTTTCTGCTGTTTGGGAGACTGCCGCCTCGCCCGGTTTCGCCTCCAGCCCCACAGGAACCCCACACCTCATGCGGTCAACGCCTCGTCGATAGCGTCCGCAGCCGCTCGGTCAATGCCGTCGAAAAGGTGACCGTAGATGTCGAGAGTCGTTCTGATCGAACTGTGTCCGAGTCGAGTCTGAATGAGTTTCGGGTGCTGACCGGTTGCGATCAGGACGGCTGCATGACTGTGCCTCAGGTCGTGGAAGCGGAGCGGCGGACCAACAGACTCTTCGACAGCCGGAAGCCACACCCTACGGCGGAAGTTGTTCCGGCGGAGTGGACCCCCGGAGGGTGCGGTGAATACCAGTCCATCATCGCTCGGCGGGAACTCCGACATGTGAAGCGCCAGTTCGTCGACCAATGCCTTCGGCATCGAAACATTGCGGATGGAAGACGCAGTCTTGGGAGCACCGAAGACAAGCCGTCCCTCGACCTCGTTGACCGCTTCCTCGACTCGCAGATTCCGTCGCAACATATCGAGACGCCCGACCCGGAGCGCAGCTAGCTCACCAAAGCGGAGGCCGGTGAAGGCCGCCCCCAACACCAGTGCTCGGTATCGAGGAGCAATGGCAGCAGCGAGAACAGCAATCTGATCGAGATCGATAACCCGGATTTCGCTGCGTGTTGGCTTCGGCAGGCTCGTTCCCGTCGCAGGGGACCGGACAAGAAGACCATCACCCACAGCCACTTCAAAGGCGTTCGCCAGGAGCCGATGGCACTTCCGAACCGTATCGGCGGCTAGCCCAGTCGCAGAAAGCTCGGACACCCACCGGCGGACCTCGACGGGTTTGACTGAGGCGAGTTGCCTGTTCCCAAAGGCCGGGAGAATATGGGTATCGATGAGGGATCGGTCTCGGGCGACAGTTGCCTCCTGCCTGGATGCCTTCGCAGACTCGACCTCCGCCAACCAGGTTGCGACACTGATTCGCCCGGACCGTGGGTCTATGTATGCGCCTCGATCGATGTCCGTTGCGATGTTGCGTGCGAACTTCTCGGCGTCGACCTTCCGCTTCTCCCACTTCTCTCGGCTCTTGCCCTCAGGGTCTCTGTAGTGGACGACGTACCGCT encodes:
- a CDS encoding MogA/MoaB family molybdenum cofactor biosynthesis protein; this encodes MRAVVLTVSDRVSAGEAIDVSGPAAAALLEGLGFSASVRVVPDGIESVADFLRAAVAEGVPLVVTTGGTGFAPRDVTPEATRLVIDRPAPGLVEAMRSATFGTNPHGMLSRGEAGMCGATLIINLPGSVRGVEESLRVIGPALSHGLALLRSDETDHGPTPP
- a CDS encoding haloacid dehalogenase codes for the protein MAVPGLDEVESAARAELDGKFAAREVALTSSRTLIRTSANAIRALHRGEIERAEELMDQAAELLEKSRQACLNHPDVLHAGFVSDAAKEYAEARLTAALSQGARLPLPAEIGVEAAPYLNGLGEAVGELRRRLLDLLRQGEIEAAEEMLAAMVEVLDLLASLDYPDGMTGGLRRTTDVARALIERSRADLTTTVVQERLRSELQRHLDS
- a CDS encoding site-specific integrase, with product MASIDVEYTKGGEKRYVVHYRDPEGKSREKWEKRKVDAEKFARNIATDIDRGAYIDPRSGRISVATWLAEVESAKASRQEATVARDRSLIDTHILPAFGNRQLASVKPVEVRRWVSELSATGLAADTVRKCHRLLANAFEVAVGDGLLVRSPATGTSLPKPTRSEIRVIDLDQIAVLAAAIAPRYRALVLGAAFTGLRFGELAALRVGRLDMLRRNLRVEEAVNEVEGRLVFGAPKTASSIRNVSMPKALVDELALHMSEFPPSDDGLVFTAPSGGPLRRNNFRRRVWLPAVEESVGPPLRFHDLRHSHAAVLIATGQHPKLIQTRLGHSSIRTTLDIYGHLFDGIDRAAADAIDEALTA